Proteins encoded together in one candidate division WOR-3 bacterium window:
- the coaD gene encoding pantetheine-phosphate adenylyltransferase, protein MRNSRVVMKDRGEKEKVAVYPGSFDPITLGHLDVIERASRLFDRVIIGVAKREEKNPLFTWEERVALVRKVTSGMRQVQVEGFDGLLVDFVRRVGARAVVRGLRAVMDFDYEFQMALTNRKLAPEMETIFFVPSEKYFYLSSSLVRELARAGGEVSCFAPAPVVEALKKKLRRNR, encoded by the coding sequence AAAAAGAGAAGGTTGCAGTTTACCCGGGGAGTTTTGACCCAATTACACTTGGTCATCTTGATGTGATAGAGCGGGCATCCCGCCTTTTTGACCGGGTTATTATTGGGGTGGCAAAGCGCGAGGAGAAAAATCCGCTTTTCACCTGGGAGGAGCGGGTTGCACTTGTAAGAAAGGTGACTTCGGGGATGAGGCAGGTGCAGGTCGAAGGTTTTGATGGACTCCTAGTAGATTTTGTCCGGCGTGTTGGGGCTCGGGCAGTAGTGCGCGGATTGCGAGCAGTGATGGATTTTGACTACGAGTTTCAGATGGCATTGACCAATCGGAAGTTGGCGCCGGAGATGGAGACGATTTTTTTTGTCCCATCAGAAAAGTATTTTTATTTAAGTTCGTCCCTGGTGCGGGAACTGGCACGAGCCGGGGGTGAGGTTTCCTGTTTTGCGCCCGCCCCGGTGGTTGAGGCACTGAAGAAGAAGTTAAGAAGAAATCGTTGA